A region of Subtercola boreus DNA encodes the following proteins:
- a CDS encoding ABC transporter permease, whose product MIALAVRELRHGGRQHTSSLLVAIITAVFATMMIEIDQVLRVQSIGGQFIKHGYVVALLDVLDLLFFFIAVFVACIVTANTFGIIMAGRAKHIALLRLLGASARTLRGAIAIEGAVVGLVGGVVGLVIGLVVTQLAYGALVSSGTFVDVPIDTLTPLLVAPVLVGLLSTTGAAWYGSRRILTVSPIEATGTSQEPPAQSVSEMPRRVRTLVIVLFAGGIVMLVGGVAIGLKSPLGLLLAAPGGAVSFAGFVLGSGFFIPALLKAAGRLTGRSTPSVLASANALRYPARSSRSTIGLVIGVTLVTMFTVAGQSFLALSAPIAANAEAADAEGDQAFLRLTMGILAVLIGFSLVIAAIGLVNSLSLSVIQRRREIGLLRALGFTKRQVRTMILLESIQLTVVGGATGLVLGIFYGWAGVLSAIASDHHIGGFFAPTIPPWIVISIVTGAVVLAIVSSAVPARSAVRVSPVRALAID is encoded by the coding sequence GTGATCGCCCTCGCCGTCCGGGAGCTCCGGCACGGCGGCCGCCAGCACACCTCCAGCCTGCTCGTCGCGATCATCACCGCCGTCTTCGCGACGATGATGATCGAGATCGACCAGGTGCTCCGCGTGCAGTCGATCGGCGGGCAGTTCATCAAGCACGGCTACGTCGTCGCGCTGCTCGACGTGCTCGACCTGCTCTTCTTCTTCATCGCGGTGTTCGTCGCGTGCATCGTCACCGCCAACACGTTCGGCATCATCATGGCCGGGCGGGCGAAGCACATCGCGCTGCTGCGCCTGCTCGGCGCTTCGGCCAGGACCCTCCGCGGCGCCATCGCGATCGAGGGCGCCGTCGTCGGCCTGGTCGGCGGGGTCGTCGGTCTCGTCATCGGTCTCGTGGTCACGCAGCTCGCCTACGGGGCGCTCGTCTCCTCGGGCACATTCGTGGACGTTCCGATCGACACCCTCACCCCGCTGCTCGTCGCGCCCGTGCTCGTCGGTCTGCTGAGTACGACGGGCGCTGCGTGGTACGGATCCCGCCGCATCCTGACCGTCTCGCCTATTGAGGCGACGGGCACCAGCCAGGAGCCACCCGCCCAGAGCGTCTCGGAGATGCCGAGGCGAGTCCGCACCCTGGTCATCGTGCTGTTCGCCGGCGGGATCGTGATGCTCGTCGGTGGGGTGGCGATCGGCCTGAAGTCGCCGCTCGGCCTCCTGCTCGCCGCTCCCGGCGGGGCTGTGAGCTTTGCGGGCTTCGTGCTCGGCTCCGGCTTCTTCATCCCCGCCCTGCTGAAGGCGGCCGGACGCCTGACGGGCCGGTCGACGCCGAGTGTCCTCGCGAGCGCCAATGCGCTGCGGTACCCGGCCCGGTCGTCCCGCTCGACCATCGGCCTCGTGATCGGCGTCACCCTGGTGACGATGTTCACCGTCGCCGGACAGTCGTTCCTCGCCCTGTCGGCACCGATCGCCGCGAATGCGGAAGCTGCCGACGCAGAAGGCGACCAGGCGTTCCTCCGGCTCACCATGGGCATCCTCGCGGTGCTGATCGGCTTCTCGCTGGTGATCGCGGCGATCGGGCTCGTGAACTCGCTCTCGCTCAGCGTGATCCAGCGCCGCCGCGAGATCGGCCTGCTGCGCGCCCTCGGATTCACAAAACGGCAGGTTCGCACGATGATCCTCCTGGAGAGCATCCAGCTCACCGTGGTGGGCGGAGCCACGGGGCTCGTGCTCGGCATCTTCTACGGCTGGGCCGGGGTGCTCAGCGCCATCGCGAGCGACCACCACATCGGCGGATTCTTCGCGCCGACGATCCCGCCGTGGATCGTCATCAGCATCGTCACCGGGGCGGTCGTGCTCGCGATCGTCTCGTCTGCGGTGCCGGCACGCTCCGCCGTGCGTGTCTCCCCGGTCCGGGCGCTGGCGATCGACTGA
- a CDS encoding thiolase family protein: MTSSFIYDGIRTPIGRFGKSLAGVRPDDLAAHVVKTLVARQSDLDPARIDDVIFGDANAAGEDNRDVARMASLLAGLPTSVPGVTVNRLCGSGLESAIQASRAVEAGDADLVLAGGVESMSRAPWVLLKPDRAYPAGSETLHSTTLGWRMVNPNMPAEWTVPLGETAEILADRYSISREQQDAFAVRSHQRAAAAWDAGVYDDEVVGVPGTTLSRDESIRADSSLESLAGLKPAFRSAGTVTAGNSSPLNDGAAAMFIGAEGVLDREPLARIVSRAVAGNDPNIFGIAPVEAANRALARAGKTWADVDVVELNEAFAAQSLACLALWPELDPEIVNVDGGAIAIGHPLGASGARILLHLARALERRGGGVGVAAICIGVGQGLAVVLER; the protein is encoded by the coding sequence ATGACGAGCAGCTTCATCTACGACGGCATCCGCACGCCCATCGGCCGGTTCGGCAAGTCCCTCGCCGGTGTGCGACCGGATGATCTGGCCGCCCATGTCGTCAAGACCCTCGTCGCGCGGCAGAGCGACCTCGACCCCGCGCGCATCGACGACGTCATCTTCGGCGACGCGAACGCCGCGGGCGAGGACAACCGCGACGTGGCGCGCATGGCGAGCCTGCTCGCGGGGCTCCCCACCTCCGTTCCCGGTGTCACCGTGAACCGGCTCTGCGGATCGGGACTCGAGTCGGCCATCCAGGCCTCCCGCGCCGTCGAGGCCGGCGACGCCGACCTGGTGCTCGCGGGCGGCGTCGAGTCGATGAGCCGTGCACCGTGGGTGCTGCTGAAGCCCGACCGCGCCTACCCGGCCGGATCCGAGACGCTCCACTCGACCACGCTCGGCTGGCGGATGGTCAACCCGAACATGCCCGCAGAGTGGACGGTGCCCCTCGGGGAGACCGCCGAGATCCTCGCCGACCGCTACAGCATCAGCCGCGAGCAGCAGGACGCGTTCGCTGTGCGGAGCCACCAGCGTGCGGCCGCTGCGTGGGACGCCGGGGTGTACGACGACGAGGTGGTCGGGGTACCGGGCACCACGCTCAGCCGCGACGAGAGCATCCGCGCCGACTCCTCGCTGGAGTCGCTGGCGGGCCTGAAGCCGGCGTTCCGCAGCGCGGGCACGGTCACGGCGGGCAACTCCTCTCCCCTGAACGACGGGGCGGCGGCGATGTTCATCGGCGCCGAAGGTGTGCTCGACCGCGAGCCGCTCGCGCGCATCGTGTCCCGCGCGGTGGCCGGCAACGATCCGAACATCTTCGGCATCGCCCCCGTCGAAGCGGCGAACCGGGCCCTCGCCCGCGCCGGCAAGACGTGGGCCGACGTGGATGTGGTCGAGCTGAACGAGGCGTTCGCCGCCCAGTCGCTGGCCTGCCTCGCGCTCTGGCCCGAGCTCGACCCCGAGATCGTCAACGTCGACGGGGGTGCGATCGCGATCGGGCATCCGCTCGGTGCCTCCGGGGCGCGCATCCTGCTGCACCTGGCGCGCGCGCTCGAACGGCGCGGCGGCGGGGTCGGGGTCGCGGCGATCTGCATCGGGGTCGGCCAGGGCCTCGCCGTGGTGCTCGAACGCTGA
- a CDS encoding IclR family transcriptional regulator domain-containing protein, giving the protein MTPEQRPVPSEHPGHPEPSDQYVQSLVRGLSVIRVFDAEHPQLTLSEIAALTALTRATARRFLLTLVEVGYVQTDGRLFSLTPRVLDLGFSYLSALGLPDIAQPQLEDLSRTTGESSSASVLDGTEIVYVARAAVRRIMSVSISVGTRFPAHTTSMGRVLLAALAPDDLAARLDRAVFDARTPRTLHTRADIEAELGRVRTQGFALVDQELELGLRSIAVPVIARGDTVAAVNVSVSAGTFTVPDMIDGLLPPLQRAAALIAANVAASRTR; this is encoded by the coding sequence ATGACGCCCGAGCAGCGCCCTGTGCCTTCAGAACACCCCGGGCATCCGGAGCCCAGCGACCAGTATGTGCAGTCGCTGGTGCGCGGGCTGAGCGTGATCCGGGTCTTCGACGCCGAGCATCCGCAGCTCACGCTCAGCGAGATCGCCGCGCTCACCGCCCTGACACGGGCGACGGCGCGCCGGTTCCTGCTGACGCTGGTCGAGGTCGGCTACGTGCAGACCGACGGGCGCCTCTTCTCCCTCACACCCCGCGTTCTCGACCTGGGTTTCAGCTACCTCTCCGCCCTGGGGCTGCCCGACATCGCGCAGCCCCAGCTCGAAGACCTCTCCCGCACCACCGGCGAGTCGAGCTCAGCCTCCGTGCTCGACGGCACCGAGATCGTCTACGTCGCCCGTGCGGCCGTGCGGCGCATCATGAGCGTCTCGATCAGCGTCGGCACCCGCTTCCCCGCCCACACCACCTCGATGGGACGGGTGCTGCTTGCTGCGCTGGCCCCGGATGACCTGGCCGCCCGCCTCGACCGTGCCGTGTTCGACGCCCGCACCCCGCGCACCCTGCACACCCGCGCCGACATCGAGGCGGAACTCGGTCGCGTCAGAACCCAGGGCTTCGCCCTCGTCGACCAGGAACTCGAGCTCGGCCTCCGCTCGATCGCCGTGCCTGTCATCGCCCGCGGCGACACCGTGGCTGCCGTCAACGTCTCCGTCTCGGCGGGAACCTTCACGGTGCCCGACATGATCGACGGACTCCTGCCGCCGCTCCAGCGCGCGGCCGCCCTCATCGCGGCCAACGTCGCCGCGAGCCGCACCCGCTGA
- a CDS encoding 3-oxoacid CoA-transferase subunit B, which produces MSDSPEQQGDSWTRAQIAERLAADIPDGAYMNLGIGLPTLVSNYLPRDREIILHTENGMLGMGPEAVAGQIDPDLINAGKIPVTELPGASYFHHGDSFGMMRGGHLDLCVLGAFQVSANGDLANWSTGAPDAIPAVGGAMDLAIGAKSVYVMMELASKKGVSKLVEACTYPVTGIGCVDRLYTDRAIFELGPEGATVIELVGSTTIDELRELTGLTLGLRLDTLEESIA; this is translated from the coding sequence ATGTCCGATAGTCCAGAGCAGCAGGGCGACTCCTGGACCCGGGCCCAGATCGCCGAACGGCTCGCCGCCGACATCCCCGACGGGGCCTACATGAACCTCGGCATCGGGCTCCCCACGCTGGTGTCGAACTATCTGCCGAGAGACCGGGAGATCATCCTGCACACCGAGAACGGGATGCTCGGCATGGGCCCCGAGGCTGTGGCCGGCCAGATCGACCCCGACCTCATCAATGCGGGGAAGATCCCGGTGACCGAACTGCCCGGCGCCTCGTACTTCCACCACGGCGACTCGTTCGGCATGATGCGCGGCGGGCACCTCGACCTCTGCGTGCTCGGTGCGTTCCAGGTCTCGGCGAACGGTGACCTCGCCAATTGGAGCACCGGTGCGCCCGACGCGATCCCGGCGGTCGGCGGAGCGATGGACCTCGCCATCGGCGCGAAGAGCGTCTACGTGATGATGGAGCTCGCGTCGAAGAAGGGCGTCTCCAAGCTCGTCGAGGCCTGCACCTACCCCGTCACCGGCATCGGCTGCGTCGACCGCCTCTACACCGACCGGGCCATCTTCGAGCTCGGCCCGGAAGGGGCGACCGTGATCGAGCTGGTCGGGAGCACCACGATCGACGAACTCCGCGAACTGACGGGTCTCACCCTGGGCTTGAGGCTGGACACACTGGAAGAGAGCATCGCATGA
- a CDS encoding 3-oxoacid CoA-transferase subunit A, with product MISKTRSSAADALADIPDGATIMIGGFGLAGQPVQLIDALLDQGATDLTIVSNNAGNGETGLAALLGAGRVKKIVCSFPRQVDSQIFDALYRAGQIELELVPQGNLAERIRAAGAGIGAFFTPTGFGTTLAEGKETRTIGGRDYVLEFPIVADYALISAYRADRLGNLTYRKTSRNFGPIMASAATVTVAQVDRIVPLGDLDPESVVTPGIFVDAVVETGDRFEREEWADVR from the coding sequence ATGATCTCGAAGACCCGCAGCAGCGCCGCTGACGCGTTGGCCGACATCCCCGATGGGGCGACGATCATGATCGGCGGGTTCGGGCTGGCCGGTCAACCCGTGCAGTTGATCGACGCCCTCCTCGACCAGGGCGCCACCGACCTCACGATCGTGAGCAACAATGCCGGCAACGGTGAGACCGGCCTTGCCGCGCTGCTGGGCGCAGGGAGGGTGAAGAAGATCGTCTGCTCCTTTCCCCGGCAGGTCGACTCGCAGATCTTCGATGCGCTCTACCGTGCCGGCCAGATCGAACTCGAGCTGGTCCCCCAGGGCAACCTGGCCGAGCGGATCCGCGCCGCCGGTGCCGGGATCGGCGCGTTCTTCACCCCGACCGGGTTCGGCACCACCCTGGCCGAAGGTAAGGAGACACGCACGATCGGCGGCCGCGACTACGTGCTCGAGTTCCCGATCGTCGCCGACTACGCCCTGATCAGCGCCTACCGCGCCGACCGCCTCGGCAACCTCACCTACCGCAAGACCTCCCGCAACTTCGGGCCGATCATGGCCAGCGCCGCGACGGTCACGGTGGCGCAGGTCGACCGGATCGTGCCGCTCGGCGACCTCGACCCCGAGTCCGTCGTGACGCCCGGCATCTTCGTCGACGCCGTCGTGGAGACCGGCGACCGCTTCGAGAGAGAGGAATGGGCCGATGTCCGATAG
- a CDS encoding ABC transporter ATP-binding protein, whose translation MSEPTPTVAARATGVSKVYGSGDSATTALDAIDLEIAAGSLTAIMGPSGSGKSTLMHVFAGLDSATRGRVTIGETDITHLDDTALTLLRRRSLGFVFQAFNLVPTLSVLGNVTLPFELDGRRPDAAELAWIRELLGRLGIGMLETRRPHELSGGQQQRVAIARAIAMRPQLVFADEPTGNLDSRSSREVLGLLRDLTREYRQTVVLVTHDPVAASHADRVVFIADGRVARDVGASSPKELSDIILSLEVAA comes from the coding sequence ATGAGCGAACCCACCCCGACGGTCGCGGCCCGCGCCACAGGCGTCAGCAAGGTCTACGGCTCCGGCGACAGCGCCACCACCGCCCTCGATGCGATCGACCTCGAGATCGCCGCCGGCTCCCTCACCGCGATCATGGGCCCGAGCGGATCGGGTAAGTCGACGCTGATGCACGTCTTCGCGGGGCTCGACTCCGCCACCCGGGGCCGCGTCACGATCGGCGAGACCGACATCACCCACCTCGATGACACCGCACTCACACTGCTCCGCCGCCGGAGCCTCGGCTTCGTGTTCCAGGCGTTCAATCTCGTGCCGACCCTCTCCGTGCTCGGCAACGTCACCCTCCCGTTCGAACTCGACGGCCGGCGGCCCGATGCCGCGGAGCTGGCCTGGATCCGGGAGTTGCTCGGCCGGCTCGGAATCGGGATGCTCGAGACCCGCCGACCCCACGAGCTCTCCGGCGGGCAGCAGCAGCGCGTCGCGATCGCGCGGGCCATCGCGATGCGCCCCCAGCTGGTCTTCGCCGACGAACCGACCGGAAACCTCGACTCCCGTTCCAGCCGCGAGGTGCTCGGGCTGCTGCGGGACCTGACCCGCGAGTACCGGCAGACCGTGGTGCTGGTGACGCACGATCCGGTCGCTGCGTCGCACGCCGACCGCGTGGTCTTCATCGCCGACGGCCGGGTCGCCCGCGACGTGGGAGCGAGTTCGCCGAAGGAGCTCTCCGACATCATCCTGAGCCTCGAGGTGGCCGCGTGA
- a CDS encoding response regulator, with the protein MSAGTGAGTNAEASRRIRVGLADDQPLFRSGIAMIVNSQPDLCVEWEAADGLEAVDLIASHPVDVVLMDLEMPRLGGIEAISRAIGSANSSTAPPRFIVLTTFDLDDKTFRAIEAGASGFLLKSTDPEFLLAAIRTVNAGNAVIAPSATAGLIRRFAAPRDESSRSSLDALTPREHDLFDLVATGLSNAEIARKLQLSDATVKTHVSRILTKLELRDRVQLVIFAYRNGLIDRE; encoded by the coding sequence ATGAGCGCAGGAACAGGCGCAGGAACGAACGCGGAAGCGAGCCGGAGGATCCGTGTCGGGCTCGCCGACGACCAGCCGCTCTTCCGGTCGGGCATCGCCATGATCGTGAACTCGCAGCCCGACCTCTGTGTCGAATGGGAGGCCGCCGACGGCCTCGAAGCGGTCGACCTGATCGCGAGCCATCCGGTCGACGTCGTACTGATGGACCTCGAGATGCCGAGGCTCGGCGGCATCGAGGCGATCAGCCGCGCAATCGGCAGCGCGAACAGCAGCACAGCACCGCCCCGGTTCATCGTGCTGACGACGTTTGACCTCGACGACAAGACGTTCCGGGCGATCGAGGCCGGTGCCAGCGGGTTCCTGCTGAAGTCGACGGATCCCGAGTTCCTGCTCGCCGCGATCCGCACGGTGAACGCGGGGAACGCCGTCATCGCCCCGAGCGCGACCGCCGGCCTGATCCGGCGTTTCGCGGCCCCCCGCGACGAGAGCTCCCGAAGCTCCCTCGACGCCCTGACCCCCCGGGAGCACGACCTCTTCGATCTGGTGGCCACAGGTCTCAGCAACGCGGAGATCGCCCGGAAGCTGCAGCTCAGCGATGCGACCGTCAAGACGCACGTCAGCCGGATCCTCACGAAGCTCGAGCTCCGCGACCGAGTGCAGCTGGTGATCTTCGCCTACCGGAACGGCCTCATCGACCGCGAGTGA